The Desulfobacterales bacterium genomic sequence TGAAGAACCGACCGAGCTGCGGCCCGAGGAACTGATCACCCTGGCCACCCAGGCGCCGGTCAATGTCCTTGTCGGCCGGCTTGCCCGGGCATTGAACATGGAACAGCAGGCGGGCGGGGAAAGAAAAAAATCATGATGCCCCTGTCCGTAAATCAAGGACCGCGGGCGGTTGAGAATCAAAGGGAGAATATCATGCGTGCCTTGATCTGCGGATCTTTTGCTTATGACACTATCATGGTCTTTGGTGACCGGTTCAAGAATCATATCCTGCCGGACAAGGTCCATATCCTGAACGTCTGTTTTCTGGTGCCGGAGATGCGGCGTGAGTTCGGCGGCTGTGCCGGCAATATTGCCTACAACCTCGGCCTGCTGGGGGGGCGCCCCCTGCCCATGGCCACGGTGGGCGAGGACTTCGGACCCTATGCCCGCTGGATGGATCAGCATGGTATCAGCCAGGAACACCTGCGGGTGGTCCCGGGGACATTTACCGCCCAGGCCTTTGTCACCACTGACATGGATGACAACCAGATAACCGCATTCCATCCCGGGGCCATGAATAACGCCCATGAGAACTCAGTGGCCGATGCCGGCGAGGTGGCCATCGGTATGATCTCGCCGGACGGCCGTGATGGAATGATCAAGCACGCCCGGGAGTTCGCCGAGGCCGGGATTCCGTTCATCTTCGATCCCGGCCAGGGGTTGCCGATGTTCAGCGGGGATGAATTGCGGGAGTTTATCGACCAGGCCTCCTGGGTGACGGTCAATGACTACGAGTGGGGGCTTATCCATAAGCAGACCGGGCTGAGCGAACGGCAGGTTGCCGACCGGGTCAAGGCCCTTATTATTACCCGTGGCGGCGAGGGGTCGATTATTTACAACGGCAGGGGATGTTATGAGATCCCGGTGGCCCGGGCAAAGGTGGTTAACGACCCCACCGGATGCGGGGATGCCTACCGGGCCGGTCTGCTCCATGGCCTGTTGAACGGGATGGACTGGGAGACCACCGGCCGGCTGGCGGCGGTGATGGGGGCGATCAAGATCGAAAAGCACGGCACCCAGAACCACAACCATGGACTACAGGAGATCAAGGACCTGTTTAAGGCGAATTTCGGCTATGGTTTTTAGACCCTTTGTACCCTTTGTCCGCAACATCTACGAAAAGGCGTGTCTGTCGCGGTAAGGGTAACAAACCCGCTGATGATCTCTGGACCGTAAAGGGTCTTATCCAGCTCTGCCGGGTTAGAAACTTTGTAAGCGTTCACCAGCACCTCATCTTCGCCCATTCTGGCCTGCTCGAATAGCACCAGTATGCTTCGCAGTCCCGAATGAACGAATCTAAGCCACTGGTAAACGCTTACGGGCATGAGTTTACCGTAAATCCGTACCCCCGGTGAACGGTTACGAAACTTGATGAACTCGTAACAACCCGAAAGGCTTCAAATGCCACCCAATAAAATCAACAAGTTACAACATGACACACGTCCGTCGAGCGGGTTGTTGCGAGACCGACAAACTTGATGAACCCGTAACAACCCGAAAGGCTTCAAATGCCACCGAATAAAATCAACAAGTTACAAGACGAATCACGTCCGTCTCGCGGGTTGTTGCGAGACTGACAAACTTTATTAAAGAACAGTCTCCCTGCATTAAGCCTGATTTCCCCGCTGGAGGGGAAAAGACTGACGGAACAGGGGGCGGCGAAAAAAGGATTGAATCGTGTATAACCGGATATATCTATTGAGATTCCCGAAGGATATCGTTGATCAGCCCATAATCAGCAAGCTCATAAGACAGTATGATACGGAGATCAATATTCTCAAGGCCACGATCCTGCCCCAGCATGAGGGGGTGATGGTCATGGAGTTGAAGGGGTATAAAACAAACGTCAACAAGGGGCTCAAGTTTCTCCGGGAGCAGGGGGTCAAGGTGGAAAGCCTGGCTGCCAGCATTCACCGTGACGAGGACAAGTGCTATCAATGCGGGGCCTGTACCGGGATCTGTCCCACCGGCGCCCTGTATCTGCTGCGGCCCGAGATGGCTGTTCTCTTTGATCCGGAAAAATGCAGCGGCTGCAGCCACTGCGTCCCTGTCTGTCCGGTGCGGGCCATGGAGGTCTCCCTGGACCGCAACGGACATTTTCCAGACTAGGAGCCTGTCGGAGAATAGCGTTCGTGACGAGACCGAGCGAGGATTTCGTGGGCAAGGCGGCGGGCCGGAAATCCCCGGAAGCGTAGCCGTAGCTACGGTGAGGAGATTTTCGGTCTGCCAACGCCGCCCACGGAATTCGCAGCCGGTCGCAGTAGAAGGTAATTCTCCGACAGGCTCCTAGTTTCCTGCTCTGGACCCGGGCAGAAAGGAGAATGCCTTCCAGTCGGGCAGGGAGAGACTGGGCAGCCAGGAGGTCCAGCTCCGTTCGGGCGGGTTGCCCGACTTCAGGTTGGCGAGCAGGGTCTGGGCCTGGGGCGCAACCGTGGCGTCGGGGTAGTGCTTAAGCAGGTATTCGAGCCTGGACTCGGCCTCATCGTAGGACTTGGTCCGGACATAGAAACTGGCCACATAGAACTCATGGTTGGCCAGAAAGTTCCTGGCCGCCTGGAGCCGGGCCCGGGCCTCAACGGTGTAAGGGGTGTCGGGAAAGGCGCGCAGCAGCCGGGAAAAGGCCCCGACCGCATTGACCGCTCCGGAGGTGTCGCGGTCAACTCCGTCGATCCGGCGGTAATGGCACATCCCGATCTGGAACAGGACATAGGGGATGGCCTCGTTGGTGGGATGCTGCGCCTCGAACTCCTGGTAATAGAGCAGGGCCTCATGGTAATTGCCCAGGTTGTAGTTGCAGTCAGCCGACTTGAGTTCGGCCAGCAGGCTGGCCGGGCTGAAGGGGAAACGGCTTTTCAGGTCCTCGAAGACCTCCAGTGCCTTTTTGTAACGGCCGTGGTTGTACAGGTCCAGTCCTTCCATGGCCAGGTTTTCCGGGGTCTCCATCCCGCCGGTAAGTGTTGACGAGGAGGTGTCGTTGCCGAAACCGAACAGATTCTTCATGCTTGCGCAGCCGGTCTGGAGCCCGAGGACCAGGGCCAGGAGGGCAATAAACAAGAGACGAGACCGATTATTTTTGGCTATGTCATGTGTGGTGAATCCCATACAATTCTCCATTGCGGTTGGCGGAAAGCCGGTTCCCGCTTCAACTCAGTTGGTGTAAATAACTCTCAGCGGCCAGGGCCGCCACCGCGCCTTCACCGGCCGCGTTGACTATCTGACGGACAGCTTTGCTGCGGATATCGCCCGCAGCCATCACCCCGGGAATCCGGGTCCGCATCTCCTGGTCGGTGCGGACAAAGCCGTGTCCATCGGTTTCGAGCTGGTCCAGGGGCAGGGTTTCGTTGTTCGGTATGGTGCCGATCAGGATGAATACGCCGGTCACGGCCAGGGCGCTCTCCTGGCCGTCTTTTCGGCGAAGGCGTAATCCTTGCACCCCGGTGTCGCCCTCAATGGCAATCACCTCGGTGTCCCAGATAAAATTGATCCGGTCGTTGGCAAAGGCCTTTTCCTGGATAATTTTGGCGGCCCGCAACTGGTCCCGGCGGTGGATCACCGTCACCCGGCCGGCGAATTTGGTCAGCTGGTCCGCTTCCTGGACCGCGGTGTCGCCGCCGCCGACCACCGCGATCTCCTGGTCGCGAAAGAAGGGGCCGTCACAGGTGCCGCAGTAGGAGACGCCCTTGCCGGTCAATTCGGTCTCGCCCGGCACCTTGAGGGGATTCGGCCGGGCGCCGGTGGCAAGGATCACCGCCCGGCAGGTCAAGCGGCCGCCGTCTTCCAGAAAGATCTCTTTCACCGGCCGGTCAAGGTCCATGGAGGCCACCGGCGCGAACCTGGTTTCCAGGTCAAAGCGCGCCGCCTGGGCCGTCATCTTGTCGATAAGATCGAATCCGGATATTCCCTCGGGAAACCCCGGGTAATTATCAACCCGGCCGGTGGTAAGCACCTGGCCACCGGCAGCCCCCTTTTCCAGGAGTACGGCCTTGAGCCGGGACCGGCCGGCATAGAGTCCGGCCGTGAGTCCGGCCGGCCCGCCACCGATGATTATAAGTTGGTAGTCAGGGGTGCTCATAAACGGAACCCGGCGCGATGCCTAAGCTTTGCAATGCGTTTTAGAGGGCTTTTTTGATCAGGGCGGTAAGCTGCGCCTTGCCGACGGCGCCGGTGATCTGGTCGATGAGTTGGCCCTCCTTGAACAGGATCAGGGTGGGGATGGCTCTGATCCCATACTTGCCCGGGGTGGCAGGGTTTTCATCCACATTCATCTTGGTGATCTTGGCCCGGCCGTCAAATTCCTCGGCCAGTTCCTCGATCACCGGGCCGATGGCCTTGCAGGGACCGCACCAGGGCGCCCAGAAGTCAATCAAGGTTGGAATGGGGGATTCCAGGACCTGCTTATCAAAGTCAGCGTCGGTGATATGTTTTACCTTGTCGCCTGCCATTGTAATCTCCTAATCTTTTTATATTTATTAAGGATAACCGGGGGTGTTTGATAAATAAAATCGCATCTTACCGCCTGCCCGGGCCGAAGACAAGCAAAAATTGGTGGTCCGCCGGCCGTACCGGCCGGTTGGAGGGCCTGCCGTCCGTTCGCCCGGCCCGGTCGCAACTCCTTTTGCTTTTGACAGAATCAAGCCGGCCATGCTATATTCCCGGCCATTAACCGGGCCCGGCGGCAGGATCCGTGGTTGGCCGAAACAGGGGAAAAACTCGTCCGTCCGAAAAAGAACAGGGCGTTGAAGGAGATGCATGATGCGGAATGAAAAGTCCAGGGAGTTGTTTGCAAGGGCCCGGCTGTCCATTGCCGGCGGGGTCAACAGCCCGGTCCGGGCCTGTAAATCAGTGGGCTGCGACCCGCTGTTCATCAAGCGGGCCCAAGGCGCCCGGGTTTACGATGTTGATGATAACCAGTTCGTGGATTTTGTCTGTTCCTGGGGGCCGATGATCCTCGGCCATAATCATCCGGCCGTGGTCGAGGCGATCCAGGAGGCCCTGGCCGACGGCACCAGTTTCGGGGCCCCCTGTGCCCGGGAGATCGAGTTGGCTGAACTGGTGGTGGCTGCCCTGCCCTCGGTGGAGCGGGTCCGTTTTGTCAGCTCCGGCACCGAGGCGACCATGAGTGCCATCCGGCTGGCCCGGGGCTATACCAATAGAAAAAAGGTGGTCAAGTTTGACGGCTGCTATCACGGTCATGCCGACTCCTTTCTGGTCAAGGCCGGCTCCGGGGTGATCACCCTGGGGATTCCCGGCAGTCCCGGGGTGCCCGGGGATATTGTCAAGAATACCGTCTCCATTCCTTATAATGATCCGGCGACCCTGGAACAGACCCTGCGCCAGGGCGCGGATGATATCGCCTGCGTGATCGTGGAGCCGGTGGCCGGCAACATGGGGGTGGTGGCGCCGGCCCCTGGCTTTTTGGAAACCCTGCGGGCCCTGACCGCCGAGCTTGGCATGGTGTTGATCTTTGACGAGGTGATCACCGGGTTCCGCCTGGCCTATGGCGGGGCCCAGGGCTATTTCGGGATTGAGCCCGACCTGACCTGTCTGGGCAAGATCATCGGCGGCGGTCTGCCGGTGGGCGCCTATGGCGGCAAAAAGGAGATCATGGCCGAGATTGCCCCGGATGGACCGGTCTACCAGGCCGGGACCCTGTCCGGCAACCCGCTGGCCATGGCCGCGGGCAGCGCCACCCTCAAGCTGCTCGGCGAGCCGGGGTTCTACGAGCAGCTTAACAATAAGGCGGCCGCCTTTGCCGATGAACTTGATGCGGTCGCGCAACGCACCTCCACCCCGGTCACCTTGAACCGGGTGGGCTCGATCATGACCGGTTTCTTTACCACCGGCCCGGTGACGGATTACAACTCGGCCATGCGGGCCGATGCCGGGAAGTACGGGACCCATTACCGGCAGATGCGGGCCCAGGGAATCTATCTGGCGCCGTCCCAGTTCGAGGCCGCGTTTATCTCCGCGGCCCACACTGATTCCGACCTTGAAATGGCACTGAAAATGACTGAATCGTCATTCAAAAAAATGCGGAAATAACAAAAAAGCCGTTGACTTTGAGGTAATGCCGTGATACCAAGTGAAACAGTTTTCCATGATGGCCGGGGTCTGTGCCGGGCCGGGAGAATCAATGTCCAGCACCCGTAAGGAACTGATGAAGATGCTGGGCGATTTTTCGACCATCGGCCTGACCCTGGCATCCGCGATCTTTGTCGGCTTCGGCATTGGCTACTGGCTGGATAAGAAGGTGTTCAACAACAGGACAACGCCTTGGTTCATGCTGATATTTCTGGGTCTCGGCATCGCGGCCGGCTTCAGGAATCTCTACCAGCTTACCAAGCGCAAGGATCTGTAAGGGCTTGCCCCTGGAAACAAGGATGGCAATGAGGGACGGAACGGAAATAAACAGTTTCCCCTTGAGCAGGGTGGAGGCCGGCAACTGGCTGTTGCTGGTGGGCATGACCATGGTTGCCCTGCTCTGCTTTACCCGGTTTTTTGCCCAGGGGGTTGTGGTCGGCGGCCTGATTGCCAACCTGAGTTTCATCATCTTGAAGCGGGATCTGTTCGGGATCATGGCCGGCCCTCTCAAGATCGCGAAACTCCGTTTTTTTATTAAATATTACGCCCGGCTGACGGTCCTGGCCCTGATTCTCTTTTTTCTGGTCAGGTATGAGTTGGTGGGTGTTTTGGGCTTGCTGGTCGGTCTGTCAACGGTGGTACTGAGCATCTTGTGCACCGCGGCGATCATGGCCACAAAATTTTATTCTACTTCCAAGGAGGCCGCGTAAAAGAAAATGGAACATCCGATACTGTTTATCTCTTTGATTTTGAAAGCAATAGGGATGCCCGTTCCCCACGGTCCGGTAGGGGATACGCTGCTGGCAAAGCTTGTTTCTCCCCATATGACCTATACCTGGCTGGTGATGGCCTTTCTGATCATCGTGCCGAAACTCACCATGGGCAAGCTTGAGATGATCCCGGGCAAGGGCCAGAATTTCTGGGAACTGGTCATCGGCGGCCTGGAGGGGTTCATGGCCGATAACATGGGCAAGGAAGGCGCGCGGATGATGTTCCCGATGCTGGCCACCTTTGCCCTGTACATCGTTGTCGCCAACATGATCGGCCTTATGCCGGGGTTCATGTCGCCCACCTCCAACCTGAACATCACCCTGGGCTGCACCATAATTGTTTTCATCACCACCCATATCCTGGGGCTCAGGTTTCATGGTGTCGGCTACATTAAACATTTTCTCGGGCCGATTCCCTGGTTGATTCCGCTGATCTTCCCCATTGAGGTGATCAGTCACCTGGCCCGGCTTCTGTCGTTGTCCATCCGGCTTTTCGGGAATATCATGGCCAAGGAAACCCTGCTGGGCATCCTGTTCATGCTGGCCGGCGCCTATTTCGCGCCGCTGCCGATCCTCTGCCTGGGCGTGCTGGTCTCTGTTGTCCAGGCCTTGGTTTTCCTGCTGCTCTCGATCCTCTACTTCTCCGCCGCCATGGAGCATGCGCATTAATCGTCATTACTTGAAAGCAAACCGGTAACAAATGGTTTCAATAGTTTTCTGGAAGAAGGCCAAACCGATAATTTTTTTAGGAGGAAAACAAAGATGAAAAAAGTAAGTATTCTGACCGCGTTCATGGTTCTGGGCCTTTCGTCCCTGGCAATGGCATCCGAGGGTGGCGGGGCCGCGGCATCAGGCGTCAACCTCGCCCTGGTCTGCCTGGCCGCCGCGCTGTCCGTTGGTGTTGCCGCATTGGGTTGTGGTATCGGCATGGGTACTGCCGTGGGCGGGGCCTGTAGTGGTACCGCCCGGAACCCCGAGGCCTCCGGTAAGATCACCGTGACCATGATCATCGGTCTGGCCCTGATCGAGTCACTCACCATTTACGGTCTGGTTATCTCGTTGATCCTGCTGTTCGCCAATCCGTTGCTGTAAGAATTTCATCGCCAGAACCCCGGCCGCTGATGGTCGCAGGTTTGAGGGCCGCGGGGAAACCCGCGGCCCTTTCTTTTTCAGTGGAATCGAACATAAGGGCAAGGAATGGGATCAGCGGACAGGGAGATGGTTATCCGACCCCAACGGGAAAAGGGAGAGTCCGGGCTGCCGCCAAGCGGACTTTTTTTATTGAACCCGGGTGATGCCGCGCGTGCGGGACAGTTGGCCGCCGACCGCGGGGCGAAAAAACGTTTCCTCTTTCACGGTCGGCTCGCGGTGGTGCCGGAAACAGAGAACCGCGGGCCTTTTTTTATAGCCGGCCCGGCCGTGGGCGCGCCCATGGCCGCCATGACCCTGGAGAAGCTGATTGCCCTGGGCGGACAAAGGATTCTGGTCGCCGGCTGGTGCGGCTCCCTGGTTCCCGGGCTTGGTCTTGGGTCGGTACTGCTGCCGACCTGGGCCTTGAGCGAGGAAGGTACCTCAACCCATTACCCCGTGGATCGGCGGCCTGAGTCCCCTGTTGCCTTGAGGGAACAGGTAAGGTCCGGCCTTGCCGCGGCCGGCTTTGCCACCAGTACCGGGCCGGTATGGACCACTGATGGTCTGTACCGGGAGAGCCGGGCAAAGGTGAATCAATACGGCAGCAAGGGCATCCTGGCCGTGGAGATGGAATATGCGGCCCTGGCCACGGTGGCCGCTTTTCGCTCCATCGAACTGGCCGGGGCCCTTTTGGTCTCCGACGCACTCTGGCCCGAAACCTGGCAACCCGGATTTCGCAGCCGGGATTTCAGGGAAAAGAATGCCCTCTTTGTGAGCGCTCTCCTGGACCTGGCCGGCAAACTGGCGCTGTAAGGCCGCCGGAGGGGGGGCCGAGGTGGTGGTTTCAGATATCCAAAACAAGTTGGGAAGGTATTCATTACCTGGGAATATTGTGATGCAGAAAACGGTCTACATGGTCAGCCTGGGCTGCGCCAAGAACCTGGTCGACTCCGAGGTGATGCTCGGGCTGCTCGATCAGGCCGGCTACGACATTGCTCCGGAACCGGAGACAGCTGATCTCCTGCTGGTCAATACCTGCGGTTTCATCGGCTCGGCAGTGGAGGAGGCGGTGGATGAGATCCTCGCCCTGGCCGAGTACAAGAAGGACGATCCGGCCAAGAAGCTGGTGGTCACCGGCTGTCTGGTGCAGCGTTACGGCGGGGAGTTGCAGAAAGAGCTGCCCGAGGTGGATCTGTTCGTGGGTACCGACCGGTTCAAGGACATCGTCGGCCTGCTCACCGGCCCGGAGCTGGCTACGCGTCTCGCCATCACCCCGGTCTCCACCTTTCTCATGGACAGTTCCCTGCCCCGCAAGCTTTCCACCCCGGCCCACCGGGCCTATCTCAAAATAACCGAGGGCTGCGACAATTGCTGTACCTATTGCCTGATTCCTTTGCTCCGCGGCCGCCTGCGCAGCCGGCCGCTTGCTGACCTGCTGGTCGAGGCCCGGGGCCTGGCCGCCACGGGACTCAAGGAATTGACCCTGGTTGCCCAGGACCTGCTGGCCTATGGCATTGACCTGGGCGGAGCCGGATTGACCGACCTGCTGGACGGCCTGCTCCGCGACACTGATATCCCCTGGATCAGACTGCTCTATCTGCACCCGGCCCGGCTTGGCCAGGAGTTCCTGGCCTATATCGCCGCCCACCCCCGGATCGTCCCCTATCTCGATATCCCGGTCCAGCATGTCAGCGACCGGATATTGAAGCGGATGAACCGGCCCTATGACGGCCAGCGGTTGGCCGACCTGGTGGCAATGATCCGCCGGCTGCTGCCCGGGGCCGCCATCCGCACCACCCTGATGGTCGGTTTCCCCGGGGAGACCGAGGCCGAGGTGGAGGAGTTGGCCCGGTTTCTCAGCCGACACCGTTTCGATCATCTGGGGGTGTTCGCCTATGCCGATGAACAGGGCTGCAAGGCCCGTCATCTGGACGGCCACTGTTCGGAGGAGGAGAAGCAGGAGCGGCGGGCCCGGATCATGGAACTCCAGGCCGGAATTTCCCGGGAAAAATTACAAAAATTTGTCGGACAACAGGAGCAGGTGCTGGTGGAGGGGGTCAGCCGGGAAACAGACCTGCTCCTTGAGGGGCGGACCAGGTTCCAGGCCCCGGAGATAGATGGCTGCGTGTACATCACCGCCGGCGACACCAGGCCGGGGGCCATGGTCGATGTCCGGATCACCGAGGCCCACCAGTATGACCTGGTCGGGGAACTGGTGCAGGGGGAGCAATAGGCAGGGGGACTATTTACTCCGGTTGACCCGTTCCCGCAGCTCTTTGCCCACCTTGAAAAAGGGCAGTTTCTTGGGCGGAACCTTGATCTTTTTGCCTGACTTCGGGTTGCGGCCCTGATAGGAGCCATACTCCTTGACCACAAAGCTGCCGAATCCGCGGATTTCGATACCGCCGTTGTCAACCAGGGTCTGGGTCATGGTGTCCAGGATCGTGTTGGTGATGGAGTCAGCCTCCCGCAAGGGGACATTAATCTCCTGGGCCAGGGCCTCGATCAACTCTGATTTATTCATCGCGTACTCCTTTCGCCGGTCCTGATTTGGAGCAGAGCCCGTGTTGCGCCACTGCGCTTCTTTTTAACTGATTTTTAATATTCTAAAATAAAAACATAAATTTAGTCAACAAGAAGCTTGGTAGTCACGGAGATTTTTACCTGGGGAAGATCTTTGCCAGGTCCCTGGCGGTGAGAATTCTGTATCTGCCGGAAGGGAGCGAACCCAGCCGGAGGTTGCCGTAGGCGGTCCGTTTCAAGGCCAGGACCCGGTGGCCGATGGCGGCGAACATCTTGCGTATCTGTCGTTTTCTGCCCTCATGGATGATGATTTCGATGGAGGTGTCCCGGGCCGATTGTCCGCAGACCCTGAGCCGGGCCGGCCAGGTCCTGCGTCCTTCCAGTTCGATGCCCTGCGCAAGCTGTTTGAGTTTGTCCGCCGCCGGCCGGCCGGCGACCCGGGCGACATAGGTCTTTTCCACCTCGTGGCTGGGGTGGATGATCCGCTGGGCCAGCTCGCCGTCATTGGTCAGGAGCAGGGCCCCCGAGGTATCCAGGTCCAGCCGGCCCACCGGGAAGACCCGGGTGGTGATCCCCTTGAGCAACGCAGTGACCACCGGCCGGCCCTGCGGGTCCTTGAGGGTGGTTACATACCCGGTGGGCTTGTTGAGCAGGATGTAGATCTTTTTTTCCGCATTGGCGACCGGGTTGTTGTCCACTGCGATCCGGTGCAGGGCCGGGTCCAGTTTCAGCCCCATTTCAGTGACCTTGCTGCCGTCCACGGTCACCCGGCCCTGGCGGATATATTCCTCTGCCTTGCGCCGGGAGGCGATCCCGGCCCTGGCCAGGATTTTCTGGAGCCGTTCTTCCATCAGCGCCATCGGGCCGGGACCATGGAGCCGATCCTGGCGTCCACCCTGGCCCTGGTCTCCGGGTCCACCTCCAGTATTGGCGGATACCAGGGTTTCATCCGGCAGTCAATGACCACCGGTTCCCTGAGTCCCACATGAAACCGGGTGACTGTCGAGTCGGCGGCATGGATATCCGCGGCCGGTTCAAAGCGGGTGAAGACCGTCCACAGGAATTCCTGGAGATTCCCGGTTGCCGCGTGGCTGTCATCGACCAGGATAACCAGGGGCCAGTCGGCCAGCCCCTGCCAGTTTGCCAGCCGGCCGGCCAGGCCCTTGTCCTGGTCATAGGGAGAGCCCTCCACCACCAGGGTGCCGGGCAGATAGGCCTTCGGCCGCTTGCAGCCGGCCGGCGGCAGGGAGCCGGTAAAGGTCTCGGGCAACTGTCGTTGTTTCTCCTTGCCCAGCCCCATCAGCATGGCCTTGGAACCCTTGTTCACCGAAGGACCGGTATAGTCCAGGGTGTCCTGGGAGACATTGGCAAAGATGTACAGGTCGGTCTGCCAGTTGACCCGCTCAAGCACATGCACCCACAGTTTCTTGAAATCAGCCACATCCAGATCGCCGTCGGTGATGATCAGGAACTTGGTCAACGACAGCTGGCCCTCGCCCAGGATCCGCAGGCCGGCGGCAAAGGCCTCCCTGGGGTAGCGATTCGTGACCCGGGCCGCGGCCAGGCAGTGAAAGCCGGTCTCGCCAAAGGTCTTTAACTGGCGGACGTTGTTCATCACCAGGGGGAAGAGCGGGGAGAGCAGGTCCTGAAGAAAGTCGCCGATGTAGAAATCCTCCTGCCGGGGCCGGCCCACCACAGTGGCCGGATAGATGGCATTTTTGCGATGATAGAGGTGGCTGGCCTGGAACACCGGGTAATCATGGGTCAGGGAGTTGTAGCCGTAATGGTCGCCGAACGGGCCTTCCGGACGGCGGACATGGGGCTCCACCCTTCCCTGGACGGCAAACTCGGCATGGGCCACCAGGGGATGCTGGTGCTTGCCGGTCCGGACCATCTCCAGTTTTCCGCCAAGCAGCAGCGAGGCCAGCATCAGCTCGGGGATGTCCTCGGGCAGGGGGGCGATGGCCGCCAGCATCAATGCCGGCGGACCGCCGATGAACAGGGTCATCGGCAGGGGTTGGTTTCTCTGCTCCGCGGCATGGTAATGGTAGCCGCCGCCCTTGTGAATCTGCCAGTGGATGCCGGTGGTGACGTCGTCGTAGCGCTGGATCCGGTACATGCCGAGATTGTGGCCCCGTCCGTCCGGATGTTCGGTATAGATCAGGGGCAGGGTGACAAAGGGGCCGCCGTCCGAGTGCCAGGAGGTGAGCATCGGCAGTTCGCTCAGGCGGGCGGGCTGCATGCAGCACTCCATGACCGGTGCGTTTTTAGTGGACTTTAGGCCGACTCTCAAACCCTGGCCGAGCAGAGGACGAGCCTGCCAGAGGGTGGACATCTTGGGCGGCATCAGATGCTCGACAAGATTGACCAGATCGCGGACAAAATCAAGGGGGCGGCGGCCAAAGGCAAGCTCCAGCCGTTCTCCGGTACCGAAAAGATTGGTCGTTACCGGGAATGAAGAACCTTTGACATTGGTGAAGAGCAGAGCCGGGCCCCGCCGGGCTATAACCCGTCGATGGATTTCTGCAATCTCAAGATAGGGGTCCATCTCGCTGTCAATGATCAGCAGCTGATCATTTTTTTGCAGGATATCCAGGAAATTGCGCAGATTAAGGATAGGGGGCATGGCTCTTAATGGTAAATAATCAAAGGTTTTTTAACTTTTCGCTATAAGCTGCATGGTTAGCCATTACGCTGACCTTCTTTTTGTTTTGCGGAGCCGTGCCCTTGATG encodes the following:
- a CDS encoding carbohydrate kinase family protein produces the protein MRALICGSFAYDTIMVFGDRFKNHILPDKVHILNVCFLVPEMRREFGGCAGNIAYNLGLLGGRPLPMATVGEDFGPYARWMDQHGISQEHLRVVPGTFTAQAFVTTDMDDNQITAFHPGAMNNAHENSVADAGEVAIGMISPDGRDGMIKHAREFAEAGIPFIFDPGQGLPMFSGDELREFIDQASWVTVNDYEWGLIHKQTGLSERQVADRVKALIITRGGEGSIIYNGRGCYEIPVARAKVVNDPTGCGDAYRAGLLHGLLNGMDWETTGRLAAVMGAIKIEKHGTQNHNHGLQEIKDLFKANFGYGF
- a CDS encoding 4Fe-4S binding protein: MRFPKDIVDQPIISKLIRQYDTEINILKATILPQHEGVMVMELKGYKTNVNKGLKFLREQGVKVESLAASIHRDEDKCYQCGACTGICPTGALYLLRPEMAVLFDPEKCSGCSHCVPVCPVRAMEVSLDRNGHFPD
- a CDS encoding outer membrane protein assembly factor BamD translates to MGFTTHDIAKNNRSRLLFIALLALVLGLQTGCASMKNLFGFGNDTSSSTLTGGMETPENLAMEGLDLYNHGRYKKALEVFEDLKSRFPFSPASLLAELKSADCNYNLGNYHEALLYYQEFEAQHPTNEAIPYVLFQIGMCHYRRIDGVDRDTSGAVNAVGAFSRLLRAFPDTPYTVEARARLQAARNFLANHEFYVASFYVRTKSYDEAESRLEYLLKHYPDATVAPQAQTLLANLKSGNPPERSWTSWLPSLSLPDWKAFSFLPGSRAGN
- the trxB gene encoding thioredoxin-disulfide reductase; its protein translation is MSTPDYQLIIIGGGPAGLTAGLYAGRSRLKAVLLEKGAAGGQVLTTGRVDNYPGFPEGISGFDLIDKMTAQAARFDLETRFAPVASMDLDRPVKEIFLEDGGRLTCRAVILATGARPNPLKVPGETELTGKGVSYCGTCDGPFFRDQEIAVVGGGDTAVQEADQLTKFAGRVTVIHRRDQLRAAKIIQEKAFANDRINFIWDTEVIAIEGDTGVQGLRLRRKDGQESALAVTGVFILIGTIPNNETLPLDQLETDGHGFVRTDQEMRTRIPGVMAAGDIRSKAVRQIVNAAGEGAVAALAAESYLHQLS
- the trxA gene encoding thioredoxin, translating into MAGDKVKHITDADFDKQVLESPIPTLIDFWAPWCGPCKAIGPVIEELAEEFDGRAKITKMNVDENPATPGKYGIRAIPTLILFKEGQLIDQITGAVGKAQLTALIKKAL
- the hemL gene encoding glutamate-1-semialdehyde 2,1-aminomutase, producing the protein MRNEKSRELFARARLSIAGGVNSPVRACKSVGCDPLFIKRAQGARVYDVDDNQFVDFVCSWGPMILGHNHPAVVEAIQEALADGTSFGAPCAREIELAELVVAALPSVERVRFVSSGTEATMSAIRLARGYTNRKKVVKFDGCYHGHADSFLVKAGSGVITLGIPGSPGVPGDIVKNTVSIPYNDPATLEQTLRQGADDIACVIVEPVAGNMGVVAPAPGFLETLRALTAELGMVLIFDEVITGFRLAYGGAQGYFGIEPDLTCLGKIIGGGLPVGAYGGKKEIMAEIAPDGPVYQAGTLSGNPLAMAAGSATLKLLGEPGFYEQLNNKAAAFADELDAVAQRTSTPVTLNRVGSIMTGFFTTGPVTDYNSAMRADAGKYGTHYRQMRAQGIYLAPSQFEAAFISAAHTDSDLEMALKMTESSFKKMRK
- a CDS encoding AtpZ/AtpI family protein; translation: MSSTRKELMKMLGDFSTIGLTLASAIFVGFGIGYWLDKKVFNNRTTPWFMLIFLGLGIAAGFRNLYQLTKRKDL
- a CDS encoding ATP synthase subunit I, translating into MAMRDGTEINSFPLSRVEAGNWLLLVGMTMVALLCFTRFFAQGVVVGGLIANLSFIILKRDLFGIMAGPLKIAKLRFFIKYYARLTVLALILFFLVRYELVGVLGLLVGLSTVVLSILCTAAIMATKFYSTSKEAA
- the atpB gene encoding F0F1 ATP synthase subunit A, with the translated sequence MEHPILFISLILKAIGMPVPHGPVGDTLLAKLVSPHMTYTWLVMAFLIIVPKLTMGKLEMIPGKGQNFWELVIGGLEGFMADNMGKEGARMMFPMLATFALYIVVANMIGLMPGFMSPTSNLNITLGCTIIVFITTHILGLRFHGVGYIKHFLGPIPWLIPLIFPIEVISHLARLLSLSIRLFGNIMAKETLLGILFMLAGAYFAPLPILCLGVLVSVVQALVFLLLSILYFSAAMEHAH
- the atpE gene encoding ATP synthase F0 subunit C, coding for MASEGGGAAASGVNLALVCLAAALSVGVAALGCGIGMGTAVGGACSGTARNPEASGKITVTMIIGLALIESLTIYGLVISLILLFANPLL